Proteins from a genomic interval of Pseudomonas paeninsulae:
- the pnp gene encoding polyribonucleotide nucleotidyltransferase encodes MNPVIKKFQFGQSTVTLETGRIARQATGAVLVSVDDDVSVLVTVVGAKTADPSKGFFPLAVHYQEKTYAAGKIPGGFFKREARPSEKETLTSRLIDRPIRPLFPEGFQNEVQVLCTVVSTSKKTDPDIAAMIGTSAALAISGIPFDGPIGAARVAFHPDSGYLLNPTYEQQKASSLDMVVAGTADAVLMVESEAKELTEDQMLGAVLFAQEGFQCAIQAIKELAAEAAKPTWDWQPKPENTQLLAAIRSEFGAEISKAYAITVKHERYARLGELREQIVAKLSGEEGQPTATEVKAAFGEVEYRTVRENIVNGQPRIDGRDTRTVRPLAIEVGVLPKTHGSALFTRGETQALVVATLGTARDAQLLDTLEGERKDPFMLHYNFPPYSVGECGRVGFTGRREIGHGRLARRSISAMLPSADEFPYTIRVVSEITESNGSSSMASVCGASLALMDAGVPMKAPVAGIAMGLVKDGEKFAILTDILGDEDHLGDMDFKVAGTAKGVTALQMDIKIKGITEEIMEIALGQALEARLNILGQMNQILASSRNELSANAPTMIAMKIDTDKIRDVIGKGGATIRAICEETKASIDIEDDGTIKIFGETKEAAEAARQRVLGITAEAEIGKIYVGKVERIVDFGAFVNILPGKDGLVHISMLSDQRVEKVTDILKEGQEVKVLVLDVDNRGRIKLSIKDVAAAEASGA; translated from the coding sequence GTGAACCCGGTAATCAAGAAATTTCAGTTCGGTCAATCGACCGTTACCCTCGAGACTGGCCGTATCGCCCGTCAAGCCACTGGTGCAGTACTGGTCAGCGTTGACGACGACGTCAGCGTATTGGTGACGGTGGTCGGCGCCAAGACTGCCGACCCAAGCAAGGGCTTTTTTCCCCTGGCTGTGCACTACCAGGAAAAAACCTACGCTGCCGGCAAGATCCCCGGCGGCTTCTTCAAGCGTGAAGCCCGTCCGTCCGAGAAAGAGACCCTGACCTCGCGCCTGATCGATCGGCCGATCCGTCCGCTGTTCCCGGAAGGTTTCCAGAACGAAGTGCAGGTTCTCTGCACCGTGGTTTCCACTAGCAAGAAGACCGATCCGGACATCGCTGCAATGATCGGTACCTCGGCGGCCCTGGCGATCTCCGGCATCCCGTTCGATGGCCCTATCGGTGCTGCACGCGTAGCCTTCCACCCGGACTCCGGCTACCTGTTGAACCCGACTTATGAGCAGCAGAAAGCTTCCAGCCTGGACATGGTCGTGGCCGGTACCGCTGATGCCGTGCTGATGGTCGAGTCGGAAGCCAAAGAGCTGACCGAAGACCAGATGCTGGGCGCCGTGCTGTTCGCCCAGGAAGGCTTCCAGTGCGCGATCCAGGCAATTAAAGAGCTGGCTGCCGAAGCCGCCAAACCGACCTGGGATTGGCAGCCTAAGCCGGAAAACACCCAGCTGCTGGCTGCCATTCGCAGCGAGTTCGGTGCGGAAATCTCCAAAGCCTACGCCATCACCGTCAAGCACGAGCGTTATGCTCGTCTGGGCGAGCTGCGTGAGCAGATCGTCGCCAAGCTGTCTGGCGAAGAAGGTCAACCGACTGCCACCGAGGTGAAAGCAGCCTTCGGTGAAGTCGAATACCGCACCGTGCGCGAGAACATCGTCAATGGTCAGCCGCGTATCGACGGCCGCGATACCCGCACCGTACGTCCGCTGGCCATCGAAGTCGGCGTACTGCCGAAGACCCATGGTTCGGCATTGTTCACCCGTGGCGAAACCCAGGCCCTGGTCGTCGCTACCCTGGGTACTGCGCGTGATGCACAGCTGCTCGACACCCTCGAAGGCGAGCGCAAAGACCCCTTCATGCTGCACTACAACTTCCCGCCCTATTCGGTCGGCGAGTGCGGTCGTGTCGGCTTTACCGGTCGTCGCGAAATCGGCCACGGCCGCCTGGCCCGCCGCAGCATCTCGGCGATGCTGCCGAGTGCCGACGAGTTTCCGTATACCATTCGTGTGGTATCGGAAATCACCGAGTCAAACGGTTCCAGCTCCATGGCTTCGGTCTGCGGTGCTTCCCTGGCGCTGATGGATGCCGGTGTGCCGATGAAGGCACCGGTTGCCGGTATCGCCATGGGCCTGGTCAAGGACGGCGAGAAGTTCGCCATTCTGACTGACATCCTCGGCGACGAAGATCACCTGGGCGACATGGACTTCAAAGTAGCCGGTACCGCCAAGGGTGTGACCGCGCTGCAGATGGACATCAAGATCAAGGGCATCACCGAAGAAATCATGGAAATCGCCCTGGGCCAAGCCCTGGAAGCGCGCCTGAACATTCTCGGCCAGATGAACCAGATCCTCGCCAGCTCGCGTAACGAACTGTCGGCTAATGCGCCGACCATGATCGCGATGAAAATCGACACCGACAAAATCCGCGACGTGATCGGCAAGGGTGGCGCGACCATCCGTGCCATCTGCGAGGAGACCAAGGCCTCGATCGACATCGAAGACGACGGCACCATCAAGATCTTCGGCGAAACCAAGGAAGCGGCAGAGGCTGCGCGTCAGCGCGTTCTCGGCATCACCGCGGAAGCCGAGATCGGCAAGATCTACGTCGGCAAGGTCGAGCGCATCGTCGACTTCGGCGCCTTCGTCAACATCCTGCCGGGCAAGGACGGTCTGGTGCACATCTCGATGCTGAGCGATCAGCGCGTCGAGAAGGTCACCGACATTCTTAAAGAAGGTCAGGAAGTGAAGGTATTGGTACTGGACGTGGACAACCGCGGCCGCATCAAGCTGTCGATCAAAGATGTGGCAGCCGCTGAAGCATCGGGCGCTTAA
- a CDS encoding BON domain-containing protein — protein MKKPINTFAFAAITATVLSLSLAGTAFADSRTAAQPIMLAASATMDKAEEAVSDTWITSKVKSTFLADDSLSGLDIKVETNKGVVSLSGVVASDAERDLAIAKTKEIKGVTAVSADGLKSAD, from the coding sequence ATGAAAAAGCCAATCAATACGTTCGCTTTTGCCGCTATCACCGCTACGGTTTTGAGCCTGTCGCTTGCAGGTACCGCCTTCGCCGATAGCCGCACTGCCGCGCAGCCGATCATGCTGGCTGCAAGCGCCACCATGGACAAGGCTGAAGAGGCTGTTTCCGATACCTGGATTACCAGCAAGGTGAAGTCGACCTTCCTTGCCGATGACAGCCTCAGCGGTCTGGATATAAAAGTTGAAACCAACAAGGGGGTGGTTTCCCTTTCCGGGGTGGTTGCCAGTGATGCCGAGCGTGACCTGGCGATTGCTAAAACCAAGGAAATCAAAGGTGTTACTGCAGTGTCTGCCGACGGCCTGAAATCTGCCGACTAA
- the nusA gene encoding transcription termination factor NusA produces the protein MSKEVLLVVESVSNEKGVPASVIFEALELALATATKKRFEDEVELRVAINRQTGNYETFRCWTVVEEADFDDPAHQVTVDMPRAIEANAAVGDVLDEKIDSIEFGRIAAQTAKQVIVQKVREAERAQVVEAYRGRLGEIISGTVKKVTRDNVIIDLGNNAEALLAREDIISRETFRVGARVRALLREIRTENRGPQLILSRTAPEMLIELFRIEVPEIAEELIEVMAAARDPGSRAKLAVRSKDKRIDPQGACIGMRGSRVQAVSGELAGERVDIVLWDDNPAQFVINAMSPAEVAAIIVDEDAHAMDIAVGEDNLAQAIGRGGQNVRLASQLTGWTLNVMTEADIQAKQQAETGDILQHFIDELEVDEELAQVLVEEGFTSLEEIAYVPMEEMLSIDGFDEEIVSELRSRAKDRLLTKAIATEEKLADAHPAEDLLSLEGMDKGLAQELAVRGVVTREDLAEQSIDDLLDIDGIDAERAGKLIMAARAHWFE, from the coding sequence GATCAATCGCCAAACTGGCAACTATGAAACTTTCCGTTGCTGGACAGTGGTTGAAGAAGCCGATTTCGATGACCCTGCGCATCAAGTTACCGTTGATATGCCGCGGGCGATTGAAGCCAATGCGGCAGTCGGTGATGTGCTCGATGAAAAGATCGACTCCATCGAGTTCGGTCGTATTGCTGCGCAAACCGCCAAGCAAGTCATCGTGCAGAAAGTTCGCGAAGCCGAGCGTGCCCAGGTGGTTGAAGCCTACCGTGGGCGTTTGGGCGAAATCATCTCCGGCACTGTGAAGAAGGTGACTCGCGATAATGTGATCATCGATCTGGGTAACAATGCCGAGGCGCTGCTGGCGCGCGAGGACATCATCTCGCGGGAAACTTTCCGCGTCGGTGCCCGGGTTCGTGCCTTGCTCAGGGAAATTCGCACCGAGAACCGCGGTCCGCAGTTGATCCTCTCGCGTACCGCGCCGGAAATGCTGATCGAATTGTTCCGCATCGAAGTGCCGGAGATCGCCGAAGAGCTGATCGAAGTCATGGCTGCTGCGCGCGATCCTGGTTCGCGTGCCAAATTGGCCGTGCGCTCCAAAGACAAGCGTATCGACCCGCAAGGTGCCTGTATCGGCATGCGTGGGTCGCGCGTGCAAGCAGTATCCGGCGAGTTGGCCGGCGAACGTGTGGATATCGTGCTGTGGGATGACAATCCCGCGCAGTTTGTGATCAACGCCATGTCGCCAGCGGAAGTTGCTGCAATCATTGTCGATGAGGATGCCCATGCCATGGACATCGCCGTCGGCGAAGACAACCTGGCGCAGGCTATTGGCCGTGGTGGTCAGAACGTTCGTTTGGCCAGTCAACTGACTGGCTGGACGCTGAACGTGATGACCGAAGCGGACATCCAGGCGAAGCAGCAAGCAGAAACCGGCGACATCCTGCAGCACTTCATCGACGAGCTGGAAGTCGACGAAGAGCTGGCCCAGGTGTTGGTCGAAGAAGGCTTCACCAGCCTGGAAGAAATCGCTTATGTGCCGATGGAAGAGATGCTCAGCATCGATGGTTTTGATGAAGAAATCGTCAGCGAGCTACGGTCACGGGCAAAAGATCGCCTGTTGACCAAGGCCATCGCCACAGAAGAAAAACTGGCAGACGCCCACCCGGCCGAAGACCTGCTCTCACTTGAGGGTATGGACAAAGGCTTGGCGCAAGAACTGGCAGTACGCGGTGTGGTTACCCGCGAAGACCTGGCCGAGCAGTCGATTGACGACCTGCTCGACATCGACGGCATCGACGCAGAGCGTGCCGGCAAGCTGATCATGGCCGCCCGAGCCCATTGGTTCGAGTAA
- a CDS encoding CsbD family protein, with the protein MNADVIKGKWKQINGRIKERWGNLTDDDLDVLEGHSEYLAGKLQERYGWTKEKAQDELRDFSSKL; encoded by the coding sequence ATGAATGCCGATGTAATCAAAGGTAAGTGGAAGCAAATCAATGGTCGTATCAAGGAGCGTTGGGGCAATCTGACCGACGATGATCTGGATGTGCTAGAGGGCCATAGCGAATACCTGGCCGGCAAGCTGCAAGAGCGTTACGGCTGGACCAAGGAAAAGGCCCAGGATGAGTTGCGCGACTTCAGCAGCAAGCTGTAA
- a CDS encoding DUF2845 domain-containing protein, translating to MKVLLTALLILLAGSVQASTLRCGSALISTDDASSEVLGKCGEPKSRDFIGYREVIDIYGFRREVSVEEWTYGPRNGMYHFLRFEGNRLRTIDSKRGN from the coding sequence GTGAAAGTGCTCCTCACTGCCCTGCTCATTCTGTTGGCCGGTAGCGTCCAGGCCTCGACCTTGCGCTGCGGCAGCGCCTTGATCAGCACCGACGACGCCAGCAGCGAAGTGCTCGGCAAATGCGGCGAACCGAAGAGCCGTGACTTTATCGGCTACCGCGAAGTGATCGACATCTACGGTTTTCGTCGCGAAGTGTCGGTGGAAGAATGGACCTACGGCCCGCGCAATGGCATGTACCATTTCCTGCGATTCGAGGGTAACCGCCTGCGCACTATCGACAGCAAGCGCGGCAACTGA
- the truB gene encoding tRNA pseudouridine(55) synthase TruB — protein MAQVKRIRRPVNGIILLDKPRGFSSNAALQKVRWLLNAEKAGHTGSLDPLATGVLPLCFGEATKFSQYLLDADKGYETLMQLGVTTTTADAEGEVLERRPVTVGRADIEALLPRFRGEISQIPPMYSALKRDGQPLYKLARAGEVVEREPRSVTIARLELLSCEAEQACLAVDCTKGTYIRTLVEDIGHLLGCGAHVAQLRRTKAGPFGLDQTVSLEALEQAHAEGGHEAVDQFLLPVDSGLLHWPLLQFSEHSSFYWLQGQPVRAPEAPKFGMVRVQDHNGCFIGIGEVSEDGRIAPRRLIRSV, from the coding sequence GTGGCTCAGGTGAAACGTATTCGTCGTCCGGTCAATGGCATCATCTTGCTGGATAAGCCGCGCGGCTTCAGTTCCAACGCTGCGCTGCAAAAAGTCCGCTGGTTGCTCAACGCCGAAAAAGCCGGGCATACCGGGAGTCTCGATCCCTTGGCTACTGGCGTGTTGCCGTTGTGCTTCGGCGAGGCGACCAAGTTCTCGCAGTATTTGCTGGACGCCGATAAAGGCTATGAGACCCTGATGCAACTGGGCGTCACCACCACCACCGCCGATGCCGAAGGCGAAGTGCTGGAGCGTCGCCCGGTGACCGTTGGTCGTGCCGATATCGAGGCCTTGTTGCCGCGTTTTCGCGGTGAAATCAGCCAGATACCGCCGATGTATTCGGCGCTCAAGCGTGATGGCCAGCCGCTGTACAAGCTCGCCCGTGCCGGTGAGGTAGTGGAGCGCGAGCCGCGTTCTGTTACTATTGCGCGCTTGGAATTACTGAGCTGCGAGGCGGAGCAAGCGTGCCTGGCGGTCGACTGCACGAAAGGCACCTATATACGCACTCTGGTCGAGGATATCGGCCACTTGCTCGGTTGCGGCGCCCATGTTGCGCAGCTAAGGCGTACCAAGGCGGGCCCTTTCGGGCTGGACCAAACGGTGAGCCTGGAGGCGCTGGAACAGGCCCATGCCGAGGGTGGTCATGAGGCTGTCGATCAGTTTCTGCTGCCGGTGGACAGTGGCCTGCTGCATTGGCCGTTGTTGCAGTTTTCCGAGCACAGTTCGTTCTACTGGCTGCAAGGGCAGCCGGTACGCGCACCGGAAGCGCCGAAGTTCGGCATGGTACGGGTGCAAGATCACAATGGTTGCTTCATCGGGATCGGTGAAGTGAGCGAAGACGGGCGCATTGCGCCGCGTCGTTTGATTCGGTCGGTATGA
- the rpsO gene encoding 30S ribosomal protein S15: MALSVEDKAQIVNDYKQAEGDTGSPEVQVALLTFNINKLQGHFKINGKDHHSRRGLIRMVNQRRKLLDYLKGKDLGRYSALIGRLGLRR, from the coding sequence ATGGCACTCAGCGTTGAAGATAAAGCCCAGATCGTTAACGACTACAAGCAAGCTGAAGGCGACACCGGTAGCCCGGAAGTGCAAGTTGCACTGTTGACCTTCAACATCAACAAGCTGCAAGGTCACTTCAAAATCAACGGTAAAGACCACCACTCGCGTCGTGGCCTGATCCGTATGGTTAACCAGCGTCGCAAGCTGCTGGATTACCTGAAGGGTAAGGATCTTGGTCGTTACAGCGCCTTGATCGGTCGCCTGGGTCTGCGTCGCTAA
- the infB gene encoding translation initiation factor IF-2, whose protein sequence is MTQVTVKELAQVVDTPVERLLQQMREAGLPHSSAEQVVTDNEKQALLAHLKSSHGVKVEEPRKITLQRKTTSTLRVAGSKTISVEVRKKKTFVKRSPEEIEAEKQRELAEQRAVAEAARVKVEEEAKRRAADGAQAQVPGAKADETTAAVAVAPVELPVVAAVVEERKKDEPRRPDKPRNEDADRRGDRKTTQHRPAVKEKAPAPRVAPRSVDEESDSHRRGGRGKSKLKKRNQHGFHSPTGPVVRDVAIGETITVGELAQQMSVKAAEVIKFMFKLGTPVTINQVLDQETAQLIAEELGHKVKLVSDNALEDQLAESLKFEGETFSRAPVVTVMGHVDHGKTSLLDYIRRAKVAAGEAGGITQHIGAYHVETDRGMVTFLDTPGHAAFTAMRARGAQATDIVILVVAADDGVMPQTIEAVQHAKAAGVPLVVAVNKIDKPGADLDRIRSELSVHGVTSEEWGGDTPFVSVSAKVGTGVDDLLEAVLLQAEVLELKATPSAPGRGVVVESRLDKGRGPVATVLVQDGTLRQGDMILVGSNYGRIRAMLDENGKAIKEAGPSIPVEILGLDGTPEAGDEMSVLTDEKKAREVAMFRQGKFREVKLARAHAGKLENIFENMGQEEKKTLNIVLKSDVRGSLEALQGSLGGLGNDEVQVRVVGGGVGGITESDANLALASNAVLFGFNVRADAGARKIVEQEGLDMRYYNVIYDIIEDVKKALTGMLGSDVRENILGIAEVRDVFRSPKFGAIAGCMVLEGIVHRNRPIRVLREDVVIFEGELESLRRFKDDMSEVRAGMECGIGVKSYNDVKPGDKIEVYEKVQVARSL, encoded by the coding sequence ATGACGCAAGTCACGGTGAAAGAACTGGCCCAAGTGGTCGACACACCGGTAGAGCGCCTGCTGCAGCAGATGCGTGAGGCGGGTTTGCCGCACAGCAGTGCCGAGCAAGTTGTTACCGATAACGAGAAGCAGGCTTTGCTTGCCCATCTCAAAAGCAGCCACGGCGTGAAGGTTGAAGAGCCGCGCAAGATTACCTTGCAGCGTAAAACCACCAGCACCCTTCGGGTGGCAGGTAGCAAGACCATCAGCGTTGAAGTGCGCAAGAAGAAAACCTTCGTCAAGCGCAGCCCTGAAGAGATCGAGGCCGAGAAGCAGCGTGAGCTGGCTGAACAGCGTGCGGTCGCCGAAGCGGCACGGGTGAAGGTAGAAGAAGAAGCCAAGCGTCGCGCCGCGGATGGCGCGCAGGCTCAAGTACCTGGCGCCAAAGCTGACGAGACGACTGCAGCTGTAGCGGTTGCGCCGGTCGAGTTGCCGGTGGTCGCTGCAGTGGTTGAAGAGCGCAAGAAAGACGAACCGCGCCGTCCCGACAAACCGCGTAATGAAGATGCCGATCGTCGTGGTGATCGCAAGACCACCCAGCATCGTCCTGCGGTCAAGGAAAAGGCTCCGGCACCCCGTGTGGCGCCGCGCAGCGTCGACGAAGAAAGCGACAGCCATCGTCGTGGTGGGCGTGGCAAGTCCAAGCTGAAGAAGCGCAATCAGCATGGCTTCCACAGCCCGACTGGTCCGGTCGTACGTGATGTCGCCATTGGCGAAACCATCACCGTCGGTGAGTTGGCTCAGCAGATGTCGGTTAAAGCGGCTGAAGTCATCAAGTTCATGTTCAAGCTGGGCACTCCGGTGACCATCAACCAGGTACTGGATCAGGAAACTGCCCAGTTGATCGCCGAAGAGTTGGGCCATAAGGTCAAACTGGTCAGCGACAACGCCCTGGAAGATCAGCTGGCCGAGTCGCTGAAGTTTGAAGGCGAGACCTTCTCCCGTGCGCCGGTTGTGACCGTAATGGGTCACGTTGACCACGGTAAGACCTCGCTGCTCGACTATATCCGTCGCGCCAAAGTGGCTGCAGGCGAAGCCGGCGGCATCACTCAGCATATCGGCGCTTACCACGTCGAAACCGATCGCGGCATGGTCACCTTCCTTGATACTCCGGGCCACGCGGCGTTTACCGCCATGCGTGCCCGTGGTGCCCAGGCGACCGATATCGTGATCCTGGTTGTAGCGGCGGACGATGGTGTGATGCCGCAAACCATTGAAGCGGTTCAGCATGCCAAGGCCGCCGGTGTGCCGCTGGTCGTTGCCGTGAACAAGATCGACAAGCCGGGTGCCGATCTCGATCGCATCAGAAGCGAGCTGTCCGTTCACGGTGTTACGTCCGAAGAGTGGGGCGGTGATACGCCGTTCGTTTCGGTATCGGCGAAAGTCGGTACTGGTGTTGACGATTTGCTGGAAGCGGTCCTGCTGCAAGCCGAAGTACTCGAGCTTAAAGCGACCCCGTCCGCTCCTGGTCGTGGCGTCGTGGTTGAGTCGCGTCTCGACAAGGGTCGTGGCCCGGTTGCCACCGTGTTGGTTCAGGACGGTACGCTGCGCCAGGGCGACATGATTCTGGTCGGCTCGAACTACGGCCGTATTCGCGCCATGCTCGATGAAAACGGCAAGGCCATCAAGGAAGCAGGTCCGTCGATTCCGGTCGAGATCCTCGGTCTGGATGGCACTCCGGAAGCGGGCGACGAGATGAGCGTGCTGACCGACGAGAAGAAGGCCCGTGAAGTGGCCATGTTCCGTCAAGGCAAGTTCCGCGAAGTCAAGCTGGCCCGTGCTCACGCCGGCAAGCTCGAGAACATCTTCGAGAACATGGGCCAGGAAGAGAAGAAGACGCTCAATATCGTCCTCAAATCCGACGTCCGTGGTTCGCTGGAAGCCTTGCAAGGCTCGCTCGGCGGCCTGGGTAACGATGAAGTGCAAGTGCGTGTGGTCGGTGGCGGCGTCGGTGGTATCACCGAATCCGATGCCAACCTGGCGCTGGCCTCCAATGCTGTACTGTTCGGCTTCAACGTGCGGGCCGATGCTGGCGCGCGCAAGATCGTCGAGCAGGAAGGTCTGGATATGCGTTACTACAACGTGATCTACGACATCATCGAAGACGTCAAGAAAGCTCTGACCGGTATGCTCGGCAGCGATGTTCGCGAGAATATCCTGGGTATCGCCGAAGTGCGTGACGTGTTCCGTTCGCCGAAATTTGGCGCGATCGCCGGTTGCATGGTGCTCGAGGGTATCGTGCACCGTAACCGTCCGATCCGCGTCCTGCGCGAAGACGTGGTTATCTTCGAAGGCGAACTGGAATCCCTGCGCCGCTTCAAGGACGACATGTCCGAGGTGCGTGCCGGCATGGAGTGCGGTATTGGCGTGAAGAGCTACAACGACGTCAAGCCTGGCGACAAGATCGAAGTGTACGAAAAAGTCCAAGTGGCTCGCAGCCTGTAA
- the rbfA gene encoding 30S ribosome-binding factor RbfA, producing the protein MAKEYSRAQRIGDQMQRELAQLIRLEIKDPRLGGLVTITAVEVSRDASHAKVFVTVMGAEPEEGVDRVAQSVKVLNDASGFLRMQLGKAMKLRSVPNLRFHYDESVVRGAQLSALIERAVSEDNSHGDETTEAKE; encoded by the coding sequence ATGGCCAAAGAATATAGCCGTGCCCAACGCATCGGCGACCAGATGCAGCGTGAGCTGGCGCAATTGATTCGTCTGGAAATCAAAGATCCGCGCCTGGGCGGGCTGGTGACCATTACCGCGGTGGAAGTCAGCCGCGACGCCAGTCATGCCAAGGTTTTCGTCACCGTGATGGGCGCTGAGCCAGAGGAAGGCGTCGATCGCGTGGCGCAAAGTGTCAAGGTCCTCAACGACGCCAGCGGTTTCCTGCGCATGCAGTTGGGTAAGGCGATGAAGCTGCGCAGCGTGCCCAACTTGCGCTTCCACTACGATGAAAGTGTGGTGCGGGGTGCGCAATTGTCCGCGTTGATCGAGCGCGCTGTCAGTGAAGACAATTCGCATGGCGACGAAACAACCGAGGCCAAGGAGTAA
- a CDS encoding DUF2845 domain-containing protein: MRLFSPIFLALALSCCAATARADTLRCGSQLVSVGDRSFEVEQKCGEPAFRDLVGYTLGSYERREFKIEEWVYGPRNGMLTILTFEGNRLTRIERRRGH; encoded by the coding sequence ATGAGACTGTTTAGCCCCATTTTCCTAGCCTTGGCGCTCAGTTGCTGCGCCGCTACGGCCCGGGCCGATACCCTGCGCTGCGGCAGCCAACTGGTCAGCGTCGGTGATCGCTCCTTTGAAGTGGAGCAGAAATGCGGTGAGCCGGCCTTCCGTGATCTGGTTGGCTACACCCTCGGGTCATACGAACGGCGCGAGTTCAAGATCGAGGAATGGGTCTACGGACCCCGCAACGGCATGCTCACCATCCTGACCTTCGAGGGCAACCGCCTGACCCGCATCGAACGCCGACGCGGCCACTGA